From Apium graveolens cultivar Ventura chromosome 9, ASM990537v1, whole genome shotgun sequence, the proteins below share one genomic window:
- the LOC141685813 gene encoding protein TIC 20-II, chloroplastic-like, giving the protein MFTLEQTDYKLITAPLSLSLFLASQATSFSQLRFPHRPISTRKTYLGPPLRSTVCFSSPSSFPHTPLKLTRTNNLKISACAHNSTPVTDRLLSAAIYTLPLLDGLGYGAYHIPPGQYPAIYHLYNSTPFTRYVPFLIIQLFVIRNPKLHKYVRHNALQASFLGVLLQVPFFLLKAFGIWPLGMRIGCDLMFLLVVCGFVYITVNTILGKMPQIPLVTDAVATYL; this is encoded by the coding sequence ATGTTTACCCTAGAACAAACAGATTATAAGCTAATAACTGCACCTCTGTCCCTCTCCCTCTTCCTTGCCTCTCAAGCAACCTCCTTCTCTCAACTCCGCTTCCCTCACCGCCCTATCTCAACCCGAAAAACTTATCTCGGTCCTCCACTCCGATCCACCGTCTGCTTCTCGTCTCCCTCTAGCTTCCCACACACACCCCTCAAACTCACACGCACTAATAACCTCAAAATCTCTGCATGTGCTCACAACTCAACTCCTGTCACAGACCGCTTACTCTCCGCTGCCATCTACACTTTACCTCTTTTAGACGGCCTTGGATATGGAGCCTACCACATTCCTCCGGGTCAATACCCTGCAATTTACCATCTCTATAACTCCACTCCTTTCACACGTTATGTTCCCTTTCTTATTATTCAATTATTTGTTATTAGAAACCCTAAATTACACAAGTATGTTCGGCACAATGCATTGCAAGCTAGTTTTCTTGGTGTTTTGTTGCAGGTGCCATTTTTCTTATTAAAAGCTTTTGGGATTTGGCCTCTGGGGATGCGGATTGGTTGTGATTTAATGTTTCTTCTGGTGGTGTGTGGCTTTGTTTATATTACGGTGAATACTATTTTAGGAAAGATGCCTCAAATTCCTTTGGTTACTGATGCTGTTGCGACATATCTCTGA
- the LOC141682521 gene encoding membrane-associated protein VIPP1, chloroplastic-like, which produces MAIRAPVHMPSTSLHISNTSSNKFFIVKAQPPPNTAFFGTSVGAQKFAGIRLIKSNRWQSGGFSANALGTRMNLFERFARVIKSYANAILSAFEDPEKILEQAVSEMNDDLIKMRQATAQTLASQKQLENKHKAAQQAAEDWYRRAQLALEKGNEDLAREALKRRKTLADNATAMKMQVDQQKGVVNNLVSKTRLLESKIQEAKSKKDTLKARAQSAKTATELNGILGNVNTSSALSAFEKMEEKVVAMESQANALNQLTTDDLEGQFALLETSSVDDDLASLRKKLSGSTKKRQLPPGRTTAAANSGFPFKETEIESELNELRRKAVDY; this is translated from the exons ATGGCAATAAGAGCACCCGTACATATGCCCTCAACTTCATTACACATATCCAACACTTCTTCTAATAAATTCTTCATTGTTAAGGCCCAACCTCCTCCTAATACTGCTTTTTTTGGCACTTCTG TGGGAGCACAAAAGTTTGCTGGAATACGCTTAATCAAGTCCAACCGATGGCAATCTGGTGGTTTTAGTGCTAATGCTCTTGGTACTCGTATGAACCTGTTTGAGCGCTTTGCTAGGGTTATCAAG TCATATGCAAATGCAATTTTGAGCGCTTTTGAAGACCCTGAGAAGATCTTAGAGCAAGCTGTTTCGGAaatgaatgatgatttaataaagaTGCGTCAAGCTACAGCCCAA ACCCTGGCATCACAGAAGCAACTGGAAAACAAACACAAAGCAGCACAACAGGCTGCTGAGGATTG GTACAGACGAGCACAACTTGCTCTTGAGAAGGGAAATGAGGATCTTGCTCGCGAGGCTCTTAAAAGGCGCAAGACGTTGGCT GACAATGCCACTGCTATGAAGATGCAAGTTGATCAGCAAAAAGGTGTTGTTAATAACCTCGTCTCCAAAACTCGG CTGTTAGAGAGCAAAATACAGGAGGCGAAGTCCAAGAAAGATACCCTTAAAGCACGGGCCCAGTCAGCAAA GACTGCAACTGAACTCAATGGTATCTTGGGCAATGTCAATACAAGCTCTGCCCTTTCAGCTTTCGAAAAGATGGAGGAAAAAG TTGTGGCTATGGAGTCTCAGGCAAATGCACTTAATCAGCTAACCACTGACGACCTTGAAGGACAG TTTGCATTGCTAGAGACTTCATCAGTTGATGATGATCTTGCGAGTTTGAGGAAAAAATTGTCTGGAAGTACAAAG AAAAGACAGCTTCCCCCAGGGAGAACTACTGCTGCCGCAAACTCAGGATTTCCTTTTAAAGAAACTGAAATTGAGAGTGAGCTAAATGAACTTAGGAGAAAAGCCGTTGATTATTGA